The region CCGCCGGCGCGGCATCCAGGCCAGCAGCCGGCCGTCGGGGTCGGCGTCGAAGCCGCCGGCGGGAATCGTCGAAGACCGGCGGTAGGCACGGCTCGTGCAGATCAGCCGGTGAAGGTGCCGCAGCGACCCCGTCTCGCGCAGTTCGCAGGCGAGCCAGTCGAGCAATTCCGGATGGCTCGGCAGGCTTCCCATCCGGCCGAAGTCGTTGGGCGTGTCGCACAGGCCGCGGCCGAAGTGCCAGTGCCAGACCCGGTTGGCGATGCTCCGCCAGGTAAGCGGGTTGTCGGGGTGGACGAGCCATTCGGCCAGCGCCGCGCGCCGCGCCCCCTCGGGGGCGCCCGGGGGGAGCTCGAAGCGCGCCTCGAGCGCCCCGACCGCGGCGAGGGCGCCCGGCCCGACCGGGTGCAGGGGACGGTCGATGTCGCCGCGCTCGAGGACCCGGATCTCGCGCGGCGGAGCGATCGAGATCGTGCCGCGCTCGTTGGTCGCCGTCGGTGCGGCGGCGTAGAGCTTGCGCACGGCCGGCAGCGCGCTCAGCTCGGCCCGCGCACGGGCGCCGATGACGGCGCCGGCCAGCGCCGCCGCCTGGTCGCGGCTCCGCGCCGCCGGGGGCACGGCGAGCGCGGCCTCGGCTGCCGGGGAGAGCGCGATCGCCACCGCGGGATCGCCGTCGGTGCACGAGATCCGAAACCGGCCGATCAGGTGGGCACCGCCGTGGACCTGGCGGAGGGCGACCACGAGCGTCTCGCCGGCGCCCAGCGCGATCGCCTCGGCCGGCACGAACACCGCGTGGTGCGGCTTGCCCTCCTCGGGGTGGATGCCCCACGCGGTCGCCGGCGCACCGTCGATGGCATGGGCGATCGACCAGCCCGCCTGCTCGAAATCGGCGCTCGCCCGGGCGATCGCGATCCGGCGCGGGGCACCGCCTTCGGCCGGGAAAACGGTCAGCTCGACCTCGGAGAGATGGAGGTTGCCGTTTGGCGCCCGGCCCGGCCCGGCCATCGGCAACGACTCGTCGGTGAGCACGTCGAGGCGCAGCGCGGTGATCGGCGGGAGCGGCCCGGAGGCCGAGAGCATGACGACGTCGCGCTCCGGCGCGGTGCCGCAGGCCAGGATCGACCCGTCGTCCTGGCGCGACAGCTCCACCCCGAACGCCGACGAATAGCTCGCCAGGGGCAGCGGCCACCACGCCGCGTGCGCCCCGGCCGCCTCCCAGGCGGCCACGAGCGCGGCTTCCGGCATGCCGAGCAGCGCCTCCGGACCGGAGACGGCGAGGTCGGCGAGGGTCCGCCAGCGCCGCCGCGCCGCCGCGACCGAGCCGTCGGGCTCCCAGTCGATCTCCCCCTTGCCGATCCCGGCGAACACGGCCTGCAGCGCGTAGTAGTCCTCCTGCGGGATCGGGTCGAACTTGTGGGCGTGGCAGCGGGCGCAGTTGGCCGTCGTGCTCGTCACGGCGCCCATCGTTTGTGTGACGAGGTCGTCGCGGTCGAGGTATTCGAACGTCCGCGGCGCGGTGCTCGCCGCGGAGTGGTCGTAGGTGCCGGCGCCGAGGAACCCGAGGGCTGCCTGGACCGGGCCGTCGTCGGGAAAGAACACGTCGGCGGCGAGTTGGGCACGGACGAACGTCGGCCAGGGCAGGTCGGCGGCGAAGGCGTCGATCACCCAGTCGCGGTACGGCCAGGCGTTGGGGCGGAAGACGTCGTGCTCGAAGCCGTGGCTGTCGGCGAAGTGGATCGAGTCGAGCCAGTGGCGCGCGAAGCGCTCACCGATCCGCGGGGAGGCGAGGAGGCGCTCGACGACGCGGTCGACGGCGGCGGGGGCGGAGTCGGCGACGAAGGCATCGACCTCGTCGGGGGTCGGCGGCAGGCCGTGGAGGTCGAACGACAGCCGGCGCAGGAGCGCACGCCGGTCGGCCTCGTCGGCCGGAGTGAGCCCGGCGCGTGCGATGCGCTGGTCGAGAAACGCGTCGATCGCCCGATCGGCGGGGGCGCTCCCCGGCACCGGCGGCCTCGTGAGCGGTCGCAGCGACCACCAGTCGCCCGCCCGTGGGGCGGCGATGCGCGGATCGGGGGCGCCGCGGCGGATCCACTCGACGAGGATCGCGACCTCGGCGGCCGGGAGGGGCTCGGCCGGCATCCGTAGGTCGGGGTCGGCATGGCGCACCGCCGTCACCAGCAGGCTCGCCTCGGGCTCACCCGGGGCGATCGCCGGGCCGCGGTCGCCCCCCCGTTCCCAGCCACTACGCCAATCGAGCGCCAGCCCCCCTTCCATCCGCCCGGCGCCATGGGAGTGGCAGGGAAGGCAGCGCCGCGACAGCAGCGGCTCGACCTGGTCGCGGAAGAACGCGAGGTCGGCGGAGGGCCCCGGATCGGCGCCCGAGGCGAGCAGCGCCGGCACCGCCAGCCCGAGGCCCGCGAGGAATGGGAACAGGCGCGGAAGTCGGCAGCGCACGGGATCGCGCTCCCCGAGGCGAGAGGATCGGCCGGTATCCCCCCATCGTCCGCCGCGGTCCGCCGAGCGTCAAACGGCCGCGCGGGAGGCGCGTCATCCGTCGAGCAGCCGCGCCGCCCACGGCCCGTCGTGGCCGACGGCGGCGACGCCGATCTCCGCATGGACCAGCGCCGCGACCGCCTCCGCGATCGCCCCGTCGCCGGCGAGCGGCACCACGACCGTATCGGCGTCGCGGGCCACCGGATCGGCGGCGACCACCGCGAGCACGGCCAGCGCGTCGTCGGCCCGGCCCGGGACGACGAAGCGGACGGGCCACGACCGGCCCGGGAACGCCGCCGGGGAGGCGACGGAGCGGCTCACGATCCGCCCCCCGCGCATCACCGCCAGGTGCGTGAAGCAGCCGGGCACGTCGGCGTCGGGCACGACGGCGACCACGGCCCGCTCGACGAGGACGAGGTCGCCGACGAGGCGCTCGACGTCGCGCCGCTCGGTGGGGTCGAGGCCCTGGAACGGGTCGTCGATGAGCAGGACCGGCGGGTCGAGGAGCAGCGCCCGGGCGACGAGCAGGCGCTTGCGGATCCCGTCGGGGATCCGGTCGAGGCGGGCCTGGCCGTCGCCGTCGAGGCCGGCCAGCGCCAGCGCCCGCTTGACGGCGCCGGCCAGCGCCGCGCCGGCCAGCCCCTCCTCGGCCCCCGTCACCTCGAGAAACTCGCCGGCCCGCAGCGCCGGCGGGGCGACGATCCCGGCCGGCACGTGGCCGACCAGACGGCGGAACCGGCGCGGTGCCGCGCGGAGCGAGCAGCCGGCGACGATGACGTCGCCACGCGCCAACGCCAGCCGTCCGGCGAGCGCCTCCAGCAGCGTCCCCCGCCCCGACCCGGTGCGCCCCACCAGCGCCCAGGACTCGCCGGCCGCCACCGACCAGCCGACGCCGTCGATGACGCGCTCGCCACCGCGGTCGACGGTCACGTCGGCGAGGACGATCATCGGCCGGCGGCAGCCCGGGCGAGCGTCATGTCGATCGACACGAGCAGCCCCGTGGCCTTGTTCACCGACTCCTCGAACTCCTTCTCCGGGACGCTGTCGGCGACGATCCCGGCACCGGTCTGGACGTGGGCCGTCCCGCCGGTGATCACCACGGTGCGCAGGGCGATGCAGGTGTCCATCGTGCCGCCGAAGTCGACGTAGCCGACGGCGCCGGCGTAGGGGCCGCGGCGGCGCGGCTCGAGCTCGTCGATGATCTCCATGGCGCGGATCTTGGGCGCGCCCGACACCGTGCCCGCCGGTAGGCAGGCGGCCAGCGCGTCGAACGCCGTGCGCCCGTCGGCGAGCGTGCCGGTGACGTTGCTGGTGAGGTGCATGACGTGGCTGTAGCGCTCGATCGACATCACGTCGGACAGCGCCACCGATCCGATCCGCGCCACGCGCCCGACGTCGTTGCGCCCCAGGTCGATGAGCATCACGTGCTCGGCCCGCTCCTTCGGGTCGGCCAGCAGCGACGCGGCGAGCGCCTCATCCTCCTCCGCCGTCTTGCCGCGGGGGCGCGTGCCGGCCAGCGGGCGGACCGTCACGGCGCCGTCGACGCAGCGGACCATGATCTCCGGCGAACTGCCGACGAGCGTCACCTCGGGGAGCCGGAGGTAGAACATGAACGGGCTCGGGTTGACCACCCGCAGCGTGCGGTAGAGCTCGAGAGGCGGGGACGGGAACGGGATGTCGAGGCGGCGGCTGAGGACCACCTGGAAAATGTCGCCGGCACGGATGTACTCGATCGCCCGCGACACCGCGGCAAGGAACTGCTCGCGGGGGAAATGGCTCGCCAGCGCCTCGATCCGGCCGGGGGCGAGCGCCCGCGGGCCGACGTCGGCGGGCGCGGGCCAGTCGTCGGGGGTGAACAGCCGCTCGAGTGTCTGGTCGATCCTCCGGCAGGCGCTACGGTAGGCCTCCTCCGCCCCGCCGGCAGCGCCGGTGTCGGCCAGCACGATCACGTCGAGTGTCTTGGTGACGTGGTCGAAGACGACGAGCCGGTCGAAGAACGCGAAGCTCACGTCGGGGAGCCCGAGATCGTCGGGCGGGGCGTCCGGGAGGCGCTCGGCGTAGCGGACGGCGTCGTAGGCGGCGTAGCCGATCGCCCCACCGGTGAAAGGCGGCAATTCCGGGAGCCGGGCCGGTCGAAACTCGGCGAGGCGTTGCTGCAGTTCGGCAAGGGGGTCGGCGACCTCCAGCGTCTCCTCGTCACCGCCGCGCACCACGCGCACGGTCGTCCGCCGTGCCTCGAGGCGCATGAACGGGTCGGCGGCGAGGAAGCTGTAGCGGCCGACCCGTTCGCCGCCGACGACGCTCTCGAACAGGCATCCGCACGCGCCGCCGTCGAACCGGCGGAACGCCGTCACCGGGGTGAGGCCGTCGGCGAGCAGCCTTCGGTAGACCGGCACGAGACGATGACCGGCGGCGAGGGTCGCGAACCGGGCGGGGTCGGGATGGTGCATCGGAGTGGGCGCGGGGTACGGCGGGCCGTGACCGTCAACAGACTCTCCGGCGGGGCCGCCGGTCAACACCCCGCCGCCGGCATTGACGGCGACCGGAAGTCACCGGACGGGTATGATGCGTGTCGGCGATGGGGCGGGCCCGTCGCCGCCGTGGAGTTCCGGCGATGAAATGCCAGCAGTGCGACGCGCAGGCGGTGTTCCACATCACGGAGCTGGAGGGGGGTGCGGTGCGCGAGATCCACCTCTGCGACGACCACGCCCGGGTGTACCTCAACCAGGCCGAATCCGGGGGCGGCGCCGAGACGCCCAAGGGAGGCGGTTTGGTCGGCCCGCTCGGCGTCGGGCAGACCGCCGCCGAACTGTCCCAACTCGACCAACGCGCCTGCCCGATGTGCGGCATCACGTTCTTCGAGTTCCGCAACCAGGGGCGGCTCGGCTGCCCCCACGACTACGTCGAGTTCGAGCGCGAACTCGAGCCGCTGATCGCCAACATCCACGGGGCGACCGAGCACACCGGCCGCCGGCCGAGCCGACTCCCGGTCTCCCCCGCGGGCGGAACCGGGCAAGCGCTGCCGGAGGACACCGCGGAACTGACCGCCGCCATCGGCCTGCGCCGGTCGCTCAAGGAGGCGATCGCCGCCGAACGCTACGAAGACGCCCGCGAGCACCGCGACGCGATCCGCGCGCTCGAGGAGCGCTGGCTCGCACCGCGACGGAAAGCCGAAGACACGCCGTCATGAAACTCGACACTCTCACCGACTCGGTCGGCGAATGGCTTCGCGGCACCGGTCCGGAATCGGACATCGTGATGAGCAGCCGCGTGCGGCTGGCGCGCAACGTCGCCCACTTCCCGTTCGTCAGCCGGGCCTCGGCCCAGGACCGCGCGGACGTCGAGCGCCTGCTCCGCGAGCGGATCGCGCGGGTGCCGCTCGGACGGGGGCTCGAGTATTTCGACGTCGGCCGCCTCGAGGAGGTCGATCGCCGGTTTCTCGTCGAGCGACAGCTGATCAGCCGCGAGCACGCCGAGGCCGCCGGGGCCCGCGGGGTCGCGATCGACGACCGTGAGCAGGTCAGCCTGATGATCAACGAAGAGGATCATCTCCGCATCCAGTGCCTCCACAGCGGCCTCGATCTCCACGGCGCCTGGGAGCAGATCCGGGCGGTCGACGACGAGATCGAGCGGGTCGTGCCGTACGCCTTCCACTCGCGGTTCGGCTACCTCACCGCCTGCCCGACCAACGTCGGCACCGGGATCCGCGTCAGCGTCATGCTCCACCTGCCGGCGCTGGTGATCACGCGGCAGATCGACAAGGTGTTCCGCAGCCTGCAGAAGATCTCGCTGGCGGTCCGCGGCCTGTACGGGGAGGGCTCGCAGGCGCTCGGCGACTTCTACCAGATTTCCAACCAGACGACGCTCGGCCGCACCGAGGAGGAGCTCCTCCAGCAGGTCGGCGACGTCGTCCCGGTGGTCATCGAATACGAGCGCCGCGCCCGCGAGTTCCTCGTCCGCGAGACACAGCAGAACGTCCACGACCAAGTCAGCCGGGCATACGGGATCCTCCGCACGGCGCAGACGATCAAGGTCGAGGAGGCGATGCAGCTGCTGTCGAGGGTCCGGATGGGAGTCCTCCTCGGGCTGATCGGCGACGTCGACGTGGCCGACATCAATTCGTTGCTCGTCCGCACGCAGCCGGCCCACCTGCAGAAACTGCGCGGCATCCAACTCGAGGGGAGCGACGAGCGGATCGAACGCGCCCGCTACCTGCGCCAGCATTTCGACGCCGGTCCGGGCGGCGCTGGCCGGCTCAACTGACCGCCCGACCGGCGCCGCCCTTCAGCGGGCGGGCGCCGGAAGCTTGCTCCGCAGGGCGCGGACCACCGGCAGCGGCACGAACCGGGCCAGCGCCCGGTCGTCTGCCAACGGCGTGATCTGCTTGAGCAGCGACGACGAGACGTGGGAATACTCGGCGGCCGACATCAGAAACACCGTCTCGATTTCCGGATCGAGTTTGCGGTTGGCCAGCGTCATCGTGAACTCGGCCTCCATGTCGCTCAGCGAGCGGACGCCGCGGAGCAGCACCGTCGCCCCCTGCTCGCGGACGAAGACCACCGCCAGCCCGGAAAACGGGGCCGCGCGGACGTTGGCCAGGTGTGCGGTCGCCGCCTCGACCAGCGCCACCCGCTCGTCGCTGGCGAACAGCGGGTGTTTGTCGGGGTTGATGCCGACGCCGACCACGACCGAGCCGAAGATCCGGCTCGCCCGCTCGATGACGTCGAGGTGGCCGAGCGTGACGGGGTCGAACGACCCGGTGTAGACCGCCGTTTGGGCTGAGGCGGGGTGTGCCATCGGTGCCTCGGTGTGGGGGGAGGGGTGGAGCGGTTCGGAGGGGTCGTGCGGCCGGTGCCGGGACGGCATTTTCCCCGCCGGTGCCCGGAGCGGTGGATGGCGCTCCCCCGGCTGTCGATTATGGTAGTAGGCCTTCCCAACCCCCGGCGGTGGCCGATCGCGGAGCAGGTGCCCGGTGACGAAAATGCTGCCTCTGACCGGGATGGTCGTCTCGGGACTGGTCGGGATCCTGTTCCTCGCGGACCTCGCGGCGGGGTTTCCCTTCCGCCGGGTGAGTGTCGGCCTCGACATCGGGTTCGTGATCGCCAGTCTGATCCTCGCCTACCTCAGCTGGTCGGTGGTAGAGAAGAGCCGTCCCTGAGCCGTGAGCGCGGTGGCCGCGCGAGCGCCCTTGCTGCCGACAGCCTCCACGTGGGTGGCCGGTGCGCCGAGCGTGGTGTGTCCCCGGCGGTTCGTGTCAGGCGGCGCGGAGCACCGAGCCGGCCGCGGCAGTGCCGGAGGCGGCCACCAATCCGGGCAGGGCCCCGAGGCTCGCGGTCGTCGCCACCCCCGCCTCGACCCACCGTGCGACGCGGTCGATCGTCGCCGTCGGCTCGACGGCCGGCCCGGCACCGAGCACGGTGAGACAGCCGGGCACCGGTCGGACCGTCGCGGTGCGCCCCGTGAAGCGCGTCAACCACCCGCGCGACGGTGCCGTGAGCGCCACTTCCCACAGGCCCCACGACAGGCTGCGGCACGCCCAGCCCGCCGGAGCCGGGCGCCGCGATCCGCGCGCCGCGTCGTCGAACCTGTCGACGCACACCGTGCGGATCCCGTGATCGCGGAGCAGCTCGCGGTGGACGAGCATCCGCCCGTCACCGACGACCAGCGTGTCGATGCCGGGAAGCAGCCGGATCGTCCGCTCGACCCGGTCGCGGAGGGCCGCCCGCGACTCCCACCACCCGGGGTCGTCGGCCACCGCCCGGATCGGGGCCGCGCTGCCCGCCATCGCGGCGAGGCCGTCGAGGCGTGCGGCCCATGTGACAAGGACCCCGCGGCGGCGCGCGGCGGCGTCGATCGCGACGAGGTGCTCGGCGGTCGTGCCGGCAGCGACCACGTGGGACAGCACGACGGTCGACCGATCGGACGCGGTGGGCATGTGACGCGGTTCCCAGCGACCGGGGACCCTGCGCCCCCTCCTTGTCAGCTATCGGCGTCCCCCCATCCGGCCTTCACGGTCGTCCGGCGCCCCCGCACGGCCCGCAGATTCATTCCGCCCGACCGTCGGCGGCGGCGATCGCCCCGACCAGCGCGGCGGCGGTCGGCCGCAACGCTTCCGCATCCGGCTCCACCCCCAGCCGGCGCAGCGCCGCCGACGTCACCGGGCTGATACTCGCCACCCGCCAGCGACGGATGCCGTCGCCGAACAACCGGCAGGCCGCCTCGGCGATCCGGCCGCTGGTGACCGTGATCCAGTCGATCGCCGTGGCGTCGAGGGCCGCCCGCGCCCCGGGGGGGAGCGATTCGAGCGGTCGGCTCGTGTAGGCGGCCACTTCATCGACGTGATGCCCGGCGGCACGGAGGCCCGTCGCGAGGACGTCGCGGCCGGCATCGGCCCGGACGAGCAGGAACCGCCCGCGGTGCGCCGCGTCCGCGAGGAGGTCGACGAGCCCCTCCGACCGCTCGAGCTCGGGCACGGCGTCGCACACCAGCCCGGCCGTCGCCAGGGCCCGCGCCGTCGCGCCGCCGATCGCGGCGAGGCGGGCGGTGCCCAGCGCGCGGCCGTCGCGCGACAGGGCGCGGAGCCGGCCGGCGAAGGCATCGACGCCGTTGGCGCTGGCGAAGACGATCCAGTCGTAGCGGTCGGCGGCGTCGATCGCGCGATCGAGTGCGGCGCCGTCGGGGGGTGGGCCGATCGTGACCAGCGGGAGGAGGTGGGGGGTGGCGCCCGCCGCTTCCAGCGCGCGGACGAGGTCGTCGGTCTGCCCGCGCGGTCGCGTGACGAGGACCGTCCGCCCCGTGAGCGGACCGGAACAACGCGGCGCCGAAGCGCCCGGCGCGAGGCCGACGAGGGCGACCGTCGGGGGTGGGCAGTCGGCGGTCGCCGCGGCGCTGGCGCAGGCCGCGAGGTTCGATCTGACGATCCGCTGGTCGGGCCAGCCGCAGTGGCTGACGAGGGTCACCGGCGTGTCGGGATCCCGGCCGGCGGCGACCAGGGCGCCGGCCCAGGCCCGGACCTGCTCGACCCCCATGTAGACCGCCAGCGTCCCCGGCACGCGCGCAAGGGCGCCGAAGTCGACGCGGTCCTCGGTGCCGGCGGCGCCGTGGCCGGTCACGAGCGTCAGGCTCGACGACCCCTGACGGCTGGTGAGCGCTGCCCCGGCGGCGGCGGCCGCTGCCAGCGCGGCGGTGACGCCAGGCACGATTTCCCAGTGGATGCCCGCCGCGTCGAGCGGGGCGATCTCCTCGGTGAGCCGCGCGAACACGCCCGGGTCGCCCCCCTTGAGACGCACGACCCGCCGCCCGCTCGTGGCCAGCCTGGCGAGCAAGTCACCCGTCGCCGTCCCGGAGTCGGCGCCGTGGCCGTCGCCGCGCGGGGCGGCGATGCAGCGCTCCACGGCTCCGGTGCGGGTCAGCAGGCTCGGGGGCACCAGCGCGTCGTGGACGATCACGTCGGCACGCTCGAGGCAGTCGAGGGCGCGGAGCGTGAGCAGGTCGGGGCTCCCCGGGCCGGCGCCCACGAACCACACCCGCCCCGGCGGCGAACGGCCGAGAGAGGGGGTGGCGTCACCAGAAAAGGAGGCGGACACGATCGCTCGTCACGGGGAAGCCGGAGGGAGCGAGGATTGAGGCTCCACACCCGGACCACTACACTCTACCGCTTCCGCCGCCCGGCCGGCGGCGCCGTGCGGCGGGCCGACGGGACGGCCGCGGGGCGGCGGGGCCACCGGCAGCCGGCACCCCGTTCCGGGTGGTGTTTCCCTCGCAGCAGCATCACGGGCAGCATGGCCGCCAACGAGCCGGACCAGCCATCGCCGCTGTCGCCATCGGAGCGTTCTCGGCTCCAGCAGAGCTTCCAACGCGGCACGCAGAACGCCGCGGCCAACGCCGACTACGCGGCGGAGATGTTTGCCAACTGCGTCGTCGGCGATCCCGCCAGCGCGATCTACCTCCAGAGCCTGCTCGGCGTGCTCCGCAAGAAGCATCCGCCGAAGAAAGGGGGCGGCCTGACGTCGTTTCTCGGCAGCGGCAGCAAGGTGGGGGGCCTGAAGAAGCCGGCGGCCGCCGGGCAGTGGCGCGAGGTGATCCGCCTCGGCGTCGAGATCCTCAAGGGCAATCCCTACGACGTCCCGGCGCTACTGGCGATGGCCGATGCCTGCGGGCAGCTCGGCCATCAGGAGACCCGCGGGGTCTACCTCCGCTCGGCCCTCGATGCTGCTCCGACCGACATCGATGTCAATCGCCAGTGCGCCAAGTTCGCCGCCGAGATGGGCAACTTCGACCAGGCGATCGCCTGCTGGGTGCGGGTCTCGTCGCTCAAGGGGATGGCCGAGGAGGCGGAGCGCGAGATCGCCCGGCTCCAGGTCGAGAAGACGATCTCCGCCGGCGGCGGGCTGACGGGGCGCGTGGCGCCGAAGGCGGCGGCACCGGCGGCGGGGGGCGCGGAGCCCGACCGGGCGACGGTCCTCCGCAAGACGATCGCGGCGAAGCCGACCGACACCGAGGCCGCCTACGAACTGGCCGACCTCCTCGAGCAGGCCAACGACACCGCCGAGGCCGAGAAGGTCCTGGAGCGGGCGCTGGCCGCGAGCGGTGGCGACATCAAGGTCCGCGAGCACCTCGAGGATCGCCAGATCCGTTGGTCACGGCAGCACGTCGCGGTCGCCGAGAAGCGCGCGGCGTCCGACCCGGCGGCTCAGGGCACGCTCGATCAGCTCCGCCAGGCGCATGCCAAGCTCGAGGTCGAGGTGTTCTCGGCGCGGTCGTCGCGCTACCCGGAGAACACCGCCATCCGCTACGAGCTCGGGCTGCGGCTCAAGGCGGCCCGCAACGTCCCCGAGGCGATCAAGCAGTTCCAGGACGTGCTCCAAAACGACGCCCGGCGCAAGGGGGTCGTGGCGCTCGAGCTCGGCGAGTGCTTCCAGTCGATCCGCCAATACGACCTGGCGATGCGCAACTACGCCATCGCCCTCGACGCCCTCACCGACAGGGAACAGGAACAGCGGAAGCGGGCGCTGTACCGGGCCGGGGTCCTCGCGGCCGGGATGGGGGATCCCGACGCCGCCCGCAAGCACCTCTCGACCCTCGCCGGCATCGATTTCGGCTACCGCGACGTGGCCCAGCGGCTGGACAAGTTGAGCTCGGTGAAGGATAAAGGTGGGCCCCCGACATCCTGACGGCGGTCTGCGCCGTCCGTCGTCCCGCAGGTTTCGTCCAGCGAAAGAACCACGATGCCCCATTCGGCCAGCGCCAAAAAACGCCTTCGCCAGAACGTCGTCCGCCGCGAGCGGAACCGGGCGACCAAGTCCGAGATCAAGACCCATGTCCGCCGCCTGCTCGAGCAGCTGCTCGCCGGCGACGTGGCGGGAGCGCGGGAGCAGTTCCGGCTCGTCGCCAAGAAGGCCGACCGGGCCGCGGCAGGCCGCACGATCCACCCCAACCGGGCCGCGCGGATCAAGTCGCGCCTCTCGGCCCGGATCCTCGCCGTCACTCGCGGCGCCGGCACCGGGACCGTGGCCAAGACGGCAGCCAAGGGGTCGAAGGCGAAGAAGCCCGCCAAGGGCTGATCCGCCATTCCCCGGCCGGGGCTGATCACCCCTGCCCCGGCTCCCAGACGACGGCGGCCGCGTCGAACACCGGCCCCTCGATGCACGTCCGGCGGTAGTCCCAGCCACCGTCCGGATCGCGGATCGGCGCCACGCAGGTGAAGCAGATCCCGACGCCGCAGGCCATCGGCGTTTCCAGCGACACGGTGCACCCGATGGCGCGGGCCGCCGACCACCGCGCCACGGCGTGCATCATCGGCTCCGGTCCGCAGCAGGCCACGTGCCCGGGCTCGGGGCCGCCGTCGAAGAGGCGGTCGAGCAGATCGACGACGGTGCCCCGCAGCCCTGCCGACCCGTCGAGCGTCGCGAGGTGGACCTCGATGCCGGCGCGGCGGAAGTCGTCGGCATCGGCGAGGAATCCCGCCGACCGCGCCCCCCAGCAGAGCGTCACCCGGGACGCACCCCGCGCCCGTGCGGCGCGGCCGAGCGCCAACAGGGCCGTCTGCCCGATGCCGCCGGCGACGAGCACCAGGTGGCCGACGGCGGGGACACGGCTGAAGCCGTTGCCCAGCGGCCCCCAGACGTGGAGCTCTGCACCCGGAGCGAGTGTCGTCAGGGCGCTGGTGAACTTGCCGTGGACGAGGTACAGGAAGTCGACGTAGCGGCGCCCTGCCCCGTCGCCCCGCGGATCGACGGCGTCGGGG is a window of Planctomycetota bacterium DNA encoding:
- a CDS encoding DUF1549 domain-containing protein, whose amino-acid sequence is MRCRLPRLFPFLAGLGLAVPALLASGADPGPSADLAFFRDQVEPLLSRRCLPCHSHGAGRMEGGLALDWRSGWERGGDRGPAIAPGEPEASLLVTAVRHADPDLRMPAEPLPAAEVAILVEWIRRGAPDPRIAAPRAGDWWSLRPLTRPPVPGSAPADRAIDAFLDQRIARAGLTPADEADRRALLRRLSFDLHGLPPTPDEVDAFVADSAPAAVDRVVERLLASPRIGERFARHWLDSIHFADSHGFEHDVFRPNAWPYRDWVIDAFAADLPWPTFVRAQLAADVFFPDDGPVQAALGFLGAGTYDHSAASTAPRTFEYLDRDDLVTQTMGAVTSTTANCARCHAHKFDPIPQEDYYALQAVFAGIGKGEIDWEPDGSVAAARRRWRTLADLAVSGPEALLGMPEAALVAAWEAAGAHAAWWPLPLASYSSAFGVELSRQDDGSILACGTAPERDVVMLSASGPLPPITALRLDVLTDESLPMAGPGRAPNGNLHLSEVELTVFPAEGGAPRRIAIARASADFEQAGWSIAHAIDGAPATAWGIHPEEGKPHHAVFVPAEAIALGAGETLVVALRQVHGGAHLIGRFRISCTDGDPAVAIALSPAAEAALAVPPAARSRDQAAALAGAVIGARARAELSALPAVRKLYAAAPTATNERGTISIAPPREIRVLERGDIDRPLHPVGPGALAAVGALEARFELPPGAPEGARRAALAEWLVHPDNPLTWRSIANRVWHWHFGRGLCDTPNDFGRMGSLPSHPELLDWLACELRETGSLRHLHRLICTSRAYRRSSTIPAGGFDADPDGRLLAWMPRRRLDAEGFFDGVLRVATTLDETRGGPGIARFTQKPGAQLTPILDYDAFDLDAPGANRRAIYRVVWRGIPDPLFDALDFPDLGLLAPARGFSASALQALVLANNRFVLHHAAVLARAAAAHAADRTGQVRWMVRRAWLRDPTAEEEGELDALADRHGLPAVARALFNADEFLFSD
- a CDS encoding ATP-binding cassette domain-containing protein is translated as MIVLADVTVDRGGERVIDGVGWSVAAGESWALVGRTGSGRGTLLEALAGRLALARGDVIVAGCSLRAAPRRFRRLVGHVPAGIVAPPALRAGEFLEVTGAEEGLAGAALAGAVKRALALAGLDGDGQARLDRIPDGIRKRLLVARALLLDPPVLLIDDPFQGLDPTERRDVERLVGDLVLVERAVVAVVPDADVPGCFTHLAVMRGGRIVSRSVASPAAFPGRSWPVRFVVPGRADDALAVLAVVAADPVARDADTVVVPLAGDGAIAEAVAALVHAEIGVAAVGHDGPWAARLLDG
- the trpE gene encoding anthranilate synthase component I; translated protein: MHHPDPARFATLAAGHRLVPVYRRLLADGLTPVTAFRRFDGGACGCLFESVVGGERVGRYSFLAADPFMRLEARRTTVRVVRGGDEETLEVADPLAELQQRLAEFRPARLPELPPFTGGAIGYAAYDAVRYAERLPDAPPDDLGLPDVSFAFFDRLVVFDHVTKTLDVIVLADTGAAGGAEEAYRSACRRIDQTLERLFTPDDWPAPADVGPRALAPGRIEALASHFPREQFLAAVSRAIEYIRAGDIFQVVLSRRLDIPFPSPPLELYRTLRVVNPSPFMFYLRLPEVTLVGSSPEIMVRCVDGAVTVRPLAGTRPRGKTAEEDEALAASLLADPKERAEHVMLIDLGRNDVGRVARIGSVALSDVMSIERYSHVMHLTSNVTGTLADGRTAFDALAACLPAGTVSGAPKIRAMEIIDELEPRRRGPYAGAVGYVDFGGTMDTCIALRTVVITGGTAHVQTGAGIVADSVPEKEFEESVNKATGLLVSIDMTLARAAAGR
- a CDS encoding DNA helicase UvrBC; its protein translation is MKCQQCDAQAVFHITELEGGAVREIHLCDDHARVYLNQAESGGGAETPKGGGLVGPLGVGQTAAELSQLDQRACPMCGITFFEFRNQGRLGCPHDYVEFERELEPLIANIHGATEHTGRRPSRLPVSPAGGTGQALPEDTAELTAAIGLRRSLKEAIAAERYEDAREHRDAIRALEERWLAPRRKAEDTPS
- a CDS encoding protein arginine kinase, with translation MKLDTLTDSVGEWLRGTGPESDIVMSSRVRLARNVAHFPFVSRASAQDRADVERLLRERIARVPLGRGLEYFDVGRLEEVDRRFLVERQLISREHAEAAGARGVAIDDREQVSLMINEEDHLRIQCLHSGLDLHGAWEQIRAVDDEIERVVPYAFHSRFGYLTACPTNVGTGIRVSVMLHLPALVITRQIDKVFRSLQKISLAVRGLYGEGSQALGDFYQISNQTTLGRTEEELLQQVGDVVPVVIEYERRAREFLVRETQQNVHDQVSRAYGILRTAQTIKVEEAMQLLSRVRMGVLLGLIGDVDVADINSLLVRTQPAHLQKLRGIQLEGSDERIERARYLRQHFDAGPGGAGRLN
- the coaD gene encoding pantetheine-phosphate adenylyltransferase, producing MAHPASAQTAVYTGSFDPVTLGHLDVIERASRIFGSVVVGVGINPDKHPLFASDERVALVEAATAHLANVRAAPFSGLAVVFVREQGATVLLRGVRSLSDMEAEFTMTLANRKLDPEIETVFLMSAAEYSHVSSSLLKQITPLADDRALARFVPLPVVRALRSKLPAPAR